Proteins encoded together in one Flavobacteriales bacterium window:
- a CDS encoding T9SS type A sorting domain-containing protein, with product MRSSLLRWPTLLALLLLLGLLPSTQAQTITTAGSNPPYNGGNGVSGNGVITFGVTNTSGGDILLTDLASYWLAASIGANTTLWATTVPASMGGSYFPFVAGNWSVVGTGTNLSVPADGIQPTISGMTYLIPNGTSVRFLLESNQNIRYSGTGVISPNTFTVGGVSLQCGDVTLPGASGVVGYGGLFTNTGNINRYFTGSVTFIPATACSGQPTAGTISGPPFVCNGGTATLNVNGSTTGTGLTREWYSSSVSGGPYSTFVGSGTSVNTGVVTANTYYVCVVTCTASPLPNSDQTPEFFLPVTNAGPGGTFTIDNSLPTAGLNFNNFTDAITYLNGLSICGPFTGAYTFNVTAGHTFTEDPPLLTASGAAGLPITFQRSGVGANPVIAATGGAGTTDHAFGIRGGNYITVDGIDINGGAAVEYGYYIANASATVSANNNTIKNCTIDLDRTNTNSRGIMCTSSTTGGGFTPTAASGSNSNNSFLNFTITDVYSGIFVTSGSTSWPGTGNIVGTEAGGTSTIGADFVGLPTPDIGGSTTLAFGVQFNSQSDGQIFDVTVRNTASSAGINRGISWVGCGGNSVVHGNRVYGVRNTSTTSTSGQRGIDVATLTTGTHNLRVYNNFVSNITGAYTGAATTTRMVTGIYVSNGAAGMTYEIDHNNVSLDNIGAASYSTVCLDFISATSVNRARGNTLANYTGNQTGTAVHFAIRTAGTTTFGAAGSESNYNNLYIANAGNGHIGQTSATNRTLLTDWTGALTGNPGTDASSIGADPLYVDNNSDLHVTGPDNDGAGPIAGLAWITTDIDGDPRPTPADIGADEYAPASCFPPTDVAVNVLSPTSADVTWTSTGALNYDYEVRTSGAAGSGPTGLAFSGTIAGSPINLLGLSDQTTYTVYVLSNCPGPIASNWSTGVSFTTPCLPVSTLPWTDSFEGATIDNGDPLICYTREIITGTGANTWRTRVTPIRNSIGPRTGTDYMAHSFNANSWLFTPGMQLTGGQTYEFSFWYVHTDAIAGHTLNVGVGSAANAASMSPLGSIVNVVNTTYEKAAYLFTPVSSGVYYFGVQDVSLNTSPWYICTDDWRVGDPPSCPAPASFASTGVTATEASFTWVCAGCTGPYWIEYGAPGWTPGTNGSPGVGGTMAGPFAGTSGTVTGLTPGTSYSAVVRQDCAGTWSLNSNSVNFATTALVNTFPSCQDFELAVNCLPSTCTSVLACTSTSLTPVGWENSTADGTGNWSVDEGGTSSTATGPGTGAGTGQSDYVPGTTTGNYVYMESGSCAGNTIIANSPVYDVSSFANPNVRVQMAYNMYGATMGTMAIDIEDPAGSNTWTQLWSLSGDQGQGWFLTPTLDHAYTGTQVRYRVRGISGSSFTSDMAFDYFCVSEGPACTAPTATTAIVENCLAGTFTVEVTVTSTGDGATVDLVSDLDGVEHAAVTASPTPYVMGPYTVGQTVVITMEHENNVDCNVGLGSFASLCPPVVNTFPYCEDFEGATLCQPSTCTSVLACTGTALEAVGWDNSEADGTGNWSVDEGGTTSTATGPGNGSGSGQPDYVPGTSTGNYVYMESGSCAGNTIDVLSPVFDVTGMVNGSIRARMAYNMYGATMGTMSVQIEDPALSNNWTTLWTLSGDQGQGWFLTPNMDHVFTGPAVRYRVRGVSGTSFTSDMAFDYFCVRPTPLCTDPVATVTGATPDCSTNSLTVGVEVTSIGSATSVAVEASINNGPYTTVCSLNASGLCNIVAGSADVVAVRVRNEQDGDCLIDLGEYDAGALNCITCGAAATNETYCYVASDNKSWLYSSQGSGTLRLFFTRGTIETSNFDDLIIYDGPDNTYPVLFANPANTGNLGPAGSGILTTDPDFFAVDVTATGNFIFMTFTSDGSVQCATSAVYDPWEWTVVCFDCTFPTATATVNDNCGAGTFTITVDVTDATSSGAVDIVTDYVGDTEPSGVGVGQYVLGPYPNGTIVDVTVQHPTEAFCTITRSDLTSCCNATCAGALPAVVGTNSHGPINCGTATNALVNGTVPTGARWWSYTLPADGKVRVSSCNPPNTTNDDTFVTIHEGTCGSLVPYGGDDDGCTAFNFASDVTFTGAAGQTFYIEWDNRWNDNGHDWNLEFTACTPPANDLCSSENPAASPLSIGSPLVFTGTRDCATKDGTLSNIRFWDGVDEDVSGWVWESFLLTECANVQINYCGSPLSGVVALNMYGDCGSLFVNSQSYDFTTCAPNATINFANLAPGAYYYPVLWDARRASGAYTLNVIATAPTIPCVANIVCSGAIPLSCPGSVIGNTDNKLPTLPANACPFTNSAVSGGSLWYTYTAASDENIILSTCGAGTAFDTRISVFTGPDCNTLNCYTMSDDFGGACTTRSQLEFFAQSGQTYYIAVHSPSPFADGQFELQIGCGAVCPRPANDDCNNAQGIISYPQDGSGISTVGDNSCAQNDAYTTCTPVLNNQGVWYSFYSGPNTIHRMVLLGSAQSGGLTASQLNYALFSGSCGNLGATGQVVCVQDGDGYDIPLTGLTTDTDYLLYIYNPGSTGFEGTFEVLLEHPGVNDAGITDIISPTGLVCSSFLAPKVALTNFGEATLTSVDIVYDLNGGGPNQGPFTYTWTGSLPYEDTLVVDLPGFTAPYGTHTLNVTVQNPNGMADEIAINNSFSEPNIDVTGETVVVEITTDNDPSGIYWEIQDQAFQTVALAPVYNTGNTTETVPTCLSTLNGNCFSFYLFDFLGNGLSGTGNGNGNWRLRTTDGRTLLGDDFNGTINGVLSPNSPPATAGYVSGHEFCLPPGPSQPLAAECGVFTNLLQSKVFTSIVPGVTTYQFEFSDPDAGFRRRIAVPRNWVKFSEMVTSPLLPGVRYFTRVRVDQGASGFADDRFGTGCEMGLDPTAVPGCTGLVDDIGFPAHSCGVIKTFGGSDKVFAQPVVGATQYRFRFVNAGEGYLRTIVRPNYICPLNWVTLPLVNGSTYDVSVEVFYAGQWSGYCGPVCQVTILNPPAMAQQRDAEVVTNSGLQAWPNPVRDGAVNLRLDGLTAGTQRVSLEVYDLTGKRVVAQDMENSGPVFNTVLDLDGFAGGVYMVHLNVDGADHQQRISVVK from the coding sequence ATGCGTTCATCTCTGCTCCGTTGGCCCACGCTCCTTGCGTTGCTCCTGCTGCTTGGTCTGTTGCCATCCACACAGGCACAAACGATCACCACAGCGGGCTCCAACCCGCCGTACAACGGAGGGAACGGCGTCTCCGGGAACGGGGTGATCACCTTCGGTGTCACCAACACCTCAGGAGGGGACATCCTCTTGACGGACCTCGCCTCGTATTGGCTGGCCGCATCCATTGGCGCGAACACGACGTTGTGGGCGACGACGGTCCCGGCGTCCATGGGCGGTTCGTACTTCCCCTTCGTTGCGGGGAACTGGAGCGTGGTCGGCACCGGAACGAACCTGTCGGTGCCCGCGGATGGGATCCAGCCCACCATCTCGGGCATGACGTACCTGATCCCCAATGGGACCTCGGTGCGCTTCCTGCTGGAATCGAACCAGAACATCCGCTATAGCGGGACCGGGGTCATCAGCCCGAATACCTTCACCGTCGGAGGCGTTTCGCTTCAGTGCGGGGATGTCACCCTTCCAGGGGCTTCCGGTGTGGTCGGTTATGGAGGATTGTTCACCAATACAGGCAACATCAATCGCTACTTCACCGGCTCGGTCACGTTCATTCCGGCGACGGCCTGTTCCGGCCAGCCGACAGCGGGTACGATCAGCGGCCCACCGTTCGTGTGCAACGGCGGCACGGCCACGTTGAACGTGAACGGCAGCACGACCGGTACCGGTCTCACCCGCGAATGGTACAGCAGCAGCGTCTCCGGCGGACCCTACAGCACGTTCGTCGGCAGCGGCACCTCCGTGAACACCGGCGTGGTGACGGCCAACACCTACTACGTCTGCGTGGTGACCTGTACGGCGTCCCCGCTGCCCAACTCGGACCAGACGCCGGAGTTCTTCCTGCCGGTCACGAACGCCGGGCCTGGTGGCACCTTCACGATCGACAACTCGTTGCCGACCGCGGGGTTGAACTTCAACAACTTCACGGACGCGATCACCTACCTCAATGGGCTCTCCATCTGCGGACCGTTCACGGGGGCCTATACCTTCAACGTCACGGCCGGACATACCTTCACGGAGGACCCTCCCCTGCTGACGGCCTCGGGTGCGGCGGGCCTGCCCATCACCTTCCAGCGTTCGGGCGTTGGTGCCAACCCGGTGATCGCCGCCACAGGCGGCGCGGGCACCACGGACCATGCCTTCGGCATCCGGGGTGGCAATTACATCACGGTGGACGGGATCGACATCAATGGCGGGGCGGCCGTGGAATACGGCTACTACATCGCCAACGCGAGCGCCACGGTGTCGGCGAACAACAACACGATCAAGAACTGCACGATCGATCTGGACCGCACGAACACGAACAGCCGGGGCATCATGTGCACGAGCAGCACCACCGGCGGCGGTTTCACGCCCACGGCAGCCAGCGGTAGCAACAGCAACAACAGCTTCCTCAACTTCACGATCACCGATGTCTATTCGGGGATCTTCGTCACTTCGGGTTCGACCAGCTGGCCCGGCACGGGCAACATCGTGGGCACGGAGGCCGGCGGCACGTCGACCATCGGTGCCGACTTCGTGGGGCTGCCCACCCCGGACATCGGCGGCAGCACGACGCTGGCCTTCGGAGTGCAGTTCAACAGCCAGAGCGACGGTCAGATCTTCGACGTGACGGTGCGCAACACCGCCAGCTCGGCGGGCATCAACCGCGGCATTTCCTGGGTCGGCTGCGGTGGCAACTCGGTGGTGCATGGCAACCGGGTGTATGGCGTGCGCAACACGAGCACCACCAGCACGAGCGGCCAACGCGGGATCGATGTGGCGACCCTGACCACGGGCACGCACAACCTGCGGGTGTACAACAACTTCGTGAGCAACATCACCGGTGCCTACACCGGAGCGGCGACCACCACGCGGATGGTCACGGGGATCTACGTGTCGAACGGTGCGGCGGGAATGACCTATGAGATCGACCACAACAACGTGTCCCTGGACAACATCGGGGCGGCGAGCTATTCCACGGTCTGCCTGGACTTCATCAGCGCCACGAGCGTGAACCGTGCCCGCGGCAACACGCTGGCCAACTACACCGGCAACCAGACCGGTACGGCGGTGCACTTCGCGATCCGCACGGCGGGCACCACCACCTTCGGCGCAGCTGGTTCGGAGAGCAACTACAACAACCTGTACATCGCGAACGCCGGCAACGGTCACATCGGCCAGACCAGCGCCACGAACCGCACGCTGCTCACCGATTGGACCGGTGCGCTGACGGGCAACCCCGGCACGGATGCGAGCTCGATCGGCGCCGACCCGCTGTACGTGGACAACAACAGCGACCTGCACGTCACCGGCCCGGACAACGACGGTGCCGGTCCGATCGCGGGCCTGGCCTGGATCACGACGGACATCGACGGCGACCCGCGCCCAACGCCTGCTGACATCGGTGCGGACGAATACGCGCCCGCCAGCTGTTTCCCGCCCACCGATGTGGCGGTGAACGTGCTGAGCCCCACCAGCGCGGATGTCACCTGGACCTCGACCGGAGCCCTGAACTACGATTACGAAGTGCGCACCTCCGGCGCCGCAGGTTCCGGACCTACAGGACTGGCCTTCAGCGGTACCATCGCCGGCAGCCCGATCAACCTCCTTGGCCTGAGCGATCAGACCACCTACACGGTGTACGTGCTGTCCAATTGCCCCGGTCCCATCGCCAGCAACTGGTCCACTGGAGTGAGCTTCACCACGCCCTGCCTGCCGGTGAGCACCTTGCCGTGGACGGACAGCTTCGAGGGGGCGACGATCGACAACGGCGACCCGCTGATCTGCTACACGCGCGAGATCATCACCGGCACGGGAGCGAACACCTGGCGCACCCGGGTCACCCCGATCCGCAATAGCATCGGCCCCCGGACCGGAACGGATTACATGGCGCACAGCTTCAATGCGAACAGCTGGCTCTTCACGCCGGGCATGCAGCTCACCGGCGGCCAGACCTATGAGTTCTCGTTCTGGTACGTGCACACCGACGCGATCGCCGGACATACGCTGAACGTCGGCGTGGGCAGTGCGGCGAACGCCGCTTCGATGAGCCCGCTCGGCAGCATTGTCAACGTGGTGAACACCACCTACGAGAAGGCCGCGTACCTCTTCACCCCGGTGAGTTCCGGAGTGTACTACTTTGGCGTACAGGACGTGTCGCTCAATACGTCACCGTGGTACATCTGCACGGATGATTGGCGCGTGGGCGATCCGCCGAGCTGTCCGGCCCCGGCCTCCTTCGCCAGCACGGGCGTCACGGCCACCGAGGCCAGCTTCACGTGGGTCTGCGCCGGCTGCACCGGACCGTACTGGATCGAATACGGCGCGCCGGGCTGGACGCCTGGCACCAACGGCAGCCCCGGTGTGGGCGGCACCATGGCCGGTCCCTTCGCGGGTACCTCCGGCACGGTGACGGGCCTCACGCCCGGCACCAGCTACAGCGCGGTGGTGCGACAGGATTGCGCAGGCACCTGGAGCTTGAACAGCAACAGCGTGAACTTCGCGACCACGGCGCTGGTGAACACCTTCCCGAGCTGCCAGGACTTCGAGCTGGCGGTGAACTGCCTGCCCTCGACCTGCACCTCCGTGCTGGCCTGCACGAGCACCTCGCTGACGCCGGTGGGCTGGGAGAACTCGACCGCGGATGGCACCGGCAACTGGAGCGTGGACGAAGGAGGCACCTCCTCCACGGCCACGGGTCCGGGCACAGGCGCCGGCACCGGGCAATCGGACTACGTGCCCGGCACCACCACGGGCAACTACGTGTACATGGAATCGGGCTCCTGCGCGGGCAATACGATCATCGCCAACTCGCCGGTGTACGATGTCAGCAGCTTCGCGAACCCGAACGTGCGGGTGCAGATGGCCTACAACATGTATGGCGCCACGATGGGCACCATGGCCATCGACATCGAGGACCCCGCGGGATCGAACACCTGGACCCAGTTGTGGAGCCTGAGCGGCGACCAGGGCCAGGGCTGGTTCCTGACCCCGACGCTGGACCATGCCTACACGGGCACCCAGGTGCGCTACCGCGTTCGCGGCATCTCGGGCAGCAGCTTCACCAGCGACATGGCCTTCGACTACTTCTGCGTGAGCGAGGGCCCGGCCTGCACGGCACCCACGGCCACCACGGCCATCGTGGAGAACTGCCTGGCGGGCACCTTCACGGTGGAGGTGACGGTGACCAGCACCGGCGACGGTGCCACCGTGGACCTGGTGAGCGACCTGGACGGTGTGGAGCACGCCGCAGTGACGGCGAGCCCCACGCCCTACGTGATGGGCCCCTACACCGTGGGCCAGACCGTGGTGATCACCATGGAGCATGAGAACAACGTGGACTGCAACGTGGGCCTGGGCAGCTTCGCCAGCCTGTGCCCGCCTGTGGTGAACACGTTCCCGTATTGCGAGGACTTCGAGGGAGCGACGCTCTGCCAACCCTCGACCTGCACCTCCGTGCTGGCCTGCACGGGCACTGCGCTGGAGGCCGTGGGCTGGGACAACAGTGAGGCGGACGGCACCGGCAACTGGAGCGTGGACGAGGGCGGAACGACCTCCACCGCCACCGGTCCCGGCAATGGATCGGGCAGCGGCCAGCCGGACTATGTGCCGGGCACGTCCACAGGTAATTATGTGTACATGGAATCGGGCTCCTGCGCGGGCAACACCATCGATGTGCTGTCCCCGGTATTCGACGTGACGGGCATGGTGAACGGCAGCATCCGCGCCCGGATGGCCTACAACATGTACGGCGCCACCATGGGCACCATGAGCGTGCAGATCGAGGATCCCGCGCTGAGCAACAACTGGACGACCCTGTGGACACTGAGCGGTGATCAGGGCCAGGGCTGGTTCCTGACACCGAACATGGACCACGTGTTCACGGGACCGGCAGTGCGCTACCGAGTGCGCGGCGTGTCCGGCACAAGCTTCACGAGCGACATGGCCTTCGACTACTTCTGCGTGCGACCCACCCCACTGTGCACGGACCCGGTGGCGACGGTGACCGGCGCCACTCCGGACTGCTCGACCAACAGCCTGACGGTGGGCGTTGAAGTGACGAGCATCGGCTCGGCCACCAGCGTGGCGGTGGAAGCGTCCATCAACAACGGCCCGTACACCACGGTGTGCTCGCTGAACGCTTCGGGCCTGTGCAACATCGTGGCCGGATCGGCCGATGTGGTGGCCGTGCGCGTGCGTAACGAGCAGGATGGGGACTGCCTGATCGACCTCGGCGAGTACGATGCCGGGGCCCTGAACTGCATCACCTGCGGCGCAGCGGCCACCAACGAGACCTACTGCTACGTGGCCAGCGACAACAAGAGCTGGCTCTATTCCAGCCAGGGCAGCGGAACCCTGCGGCTGTTCTTCACCCGCGGCACGATCGAGACGAGCAACTTCGACGACCTGATCATCTACGACGGGCCGGACAACACGTACCCGGTGCTTTTCGCCAACCCGGCCAATACAGGCAACCTGGGCCCGGCGGGCAGCGGCATCCTCACCACCGATCCGGACTTCTTCGCAGTGGATGTGACCGCCACGGGGAACTTCATCTTCATGACCTTCACGAGCGACGGCAGCGTGCAGTGCGCCACCAGTGCCGTGTACGACCCCTGGGAGTGGACGGTGGTCTGCTTCGACTGCACCTTCCCGACGGCGACGGCCACGGTGAACGACAACTGCGGTGCGGGCACCTTCACCATCACGGTGGATGTGACGGACGCCACGAGCTCGGGTGCGGTGGACATCGTGACGGATTACGTGGGCGATACGGAGCCGAGCGGCGTGGGCGTGGGCCAGTATGTGCTGGGCCCCTACCCCAACGGCACCATCGTGGACGTGACGGTGCAGCACCCCACCGAAGCCTTCTGCACGATCACCCGGTCCGACCTCACCAGCTGCTGCAACGCCACCTGTGCGGGTGCACTGCCCGCTGTGGTGGGCACCAACAGCCACGGCCCCATCAACTGCGGCACGGCCACCAACGCCCTGGTGAACGGCACGGTGCCGACCGGTGCGCGCTGGTGGAGCTACACCCTGCCGGCCGACGGCAAGGTGCGCGTGAGCTCGTGCAACCCGCCCAACACCACCAACGACGACACCTTCGTCACGATCCACGAGGGCACGTGCGGGTCGTTGGTCCCCTACGGTGGGGACGACGATGGTTGCACGGCGTTCAACTTCGCCTCGGACGTGACCTTCACCGGTGCCGCCGGACAGACCTTCTACATCGAGTGGGACAACCGCTGGAACGACAATGGCCACGACTGGAACCTCGAGTTCACCGCCTGCACACCTCCGGCGAACGACCTGTGCAGCAGCGAGAACCCGGCGGCCAGCCCGCTGAGCATCGGTAGCCCGCTGGTGTTCACCGGCACCCGCGACTGCGCCACCAAGGACGGCACGCTGAGCAACATCCGCTTCTGGGACGGCGTGGACGAGGACGTGAGCGGCTGGGTGTGGGAGAGCTTCCTGCTCACCGAGTGCGCCAACGTGCAGATCAACTACTGCGGTTCGCCGCTATCGGGTGTGGTGGCCCTGAACATGTACGGCGACTGCGGCAGCCTCTTCGTGAACTCACAGAGCTACGACTTCACCACATGTGCACCGAACGCCACGATCAACTTCGCGAATCTGGCACCCGGGGCCTACTACTACCCGGTGCTCTGGGATGCGCGCCGTGCGAGCGGGGCATACACCCTGAACGTGATCGCCACGGCCCCGACGATCCCCTGCGTGGCGAACATCGTGTGCAGTGGCGCCATCCCGCTGAGCTGCCCCGGTTCGGTGATCGGCAATACGGACAACAAGCTGCCCACGCTGCCTGCCAACGCCTGCCCCTTCACCAACAGCGCGGTGAGCGGTGGTTCGCTCTGGTACACCTACACGGCCGCCTCCGATGAGAACATCATCCTCAGCACCTGCGGCGCCGGCACCGCGTTCGACACGCGCATCAGCGTGTTCACCGGTCCGGACTGCAACACCCTGAACTGCTACACGATGAGCGACGACTTCGGCGGCGCCTGCACCACGCGGAGCCAGTTGGAGTTCTTCGCGCAGAGCGGCCAGACGTACTACATCGCCGTGCACAGCCCCTCGCCCTTCGCCGACGGCCAGTTCGAGCTTCAGATCGGTTGCGGTGCCGTATGCCCGCGCCCGGCCAACGACGATTGTAACAACGCCCAGGGCATCATCAGCTATCCGCAGGACGGCAGCGGCATCTCCACCGTGGGTGACAACAGCTGCGCACAGAACGATGCGTACACGACGTGCACCCCGGTGCTGAACAACCAGGGCGTGTGGTACAGCTTCTACAGCGGTCCGAACACGATCCACCGGATGGTGCTGCTGGGCAGCGCCCAGAGCGGCGGCCTCACGGCCAGCCAGTTGAACTATGCCCTCTTCAGCGGCAGCTGTGGCAACCTGGGCGCCACCGGCCAGGTGGTCTGCGTGCAGGATGGTGACGGGTACGACATCCCGCTCACGGGCCTGACGACCGATACGGATTACCTCCTGTACATCTACAACCCGGGCAGCACGGGCTTCGAGGGCACCTTCGAGGTGCTGCTGGAACACCCGGGTGTGAACGATGCGGGCATCACCGACATCATCTCGCCGACCGGTCTGGTCTGCTCCTCGTTCCTGGCCCCGAAGGTGGCGCTCACCAACTTCGGCGAGGCCACCCTCACCAGCGTGGACATCGTGTATGACCTGAACGGCGGTGGTCCGAACCAAGGGCCCTTCACCTACACCTGGACGGGCAGCCTGCCCTACGAGGACACCCTGGTGGTGGACCTGCCCGGCTTCACGGCCCCATATGGCACGCATACGCTGAACGTGACGGTGCAGAACCCGAACGGTATGGCGGACGAGATCGCCATCAACAACAGCTTCAGCGAGCCGAACATCGACGTCACCGGCGAGACCGTGGTGGTGGAGATCACCACGGACAACGACCCGAGCGGCATCTACTGGGAGATCCAGGACCAGGCCTTCCAGACCGTGGCCCTCGCACCGGTGTACAACACGGGCAACACCACCGAGACCGTGCCCACCTGCCTGAGCACGCTGAACGGCAACTGCTTCAGCTTCTACCTGTTCGACTTCCTGGGCAATGGCCTCAGCGGCACGGGCAACGGCAATGGCAACTGGCGCCTGCGCACCACCGATGGCCGCACCCTGCTGGGCGACGACTTCAACGGTACGATCAACGGTGTGCTGAGCCCGAACAGCCCGCCGGCGACGGCCGGTTATGTGAGCGGCCACGAGTTCTGCCTGCCCCCGGGCCCGAGCCAGCCTCTGGCGGCCGAGTGCGGGGTGTTCACCAACCTGCTCCAGAGCAAGGTGTTCACCAGCATCGTGCCCGGCGTCACCACCTACCAGTTCGAGTTCTCCGACCCCGACGCCGGATTCCGTCGCCGTATCGCGGTGCCGCGCAACTGGGTGAAGTTCTCCGAGATGGTGACCAGCCCGCTGCTGCCCGGCGTGCGCTACTTCACCCGTGTCCGGGTGGACCAGGGTGCCAGCGGCTTCGCCGATGACCGGTTCGGCACGGGCTGCGAAATGGGTCTGGATCCGACCGCCGTGCCGGGCTGCACCGGCCTGGTGGACGACATCGGCTTCCCCGCCCACAGCTGCGGCGTGATCAAGACCTTCGGCGGGTCCGACAAGGTGTTCGCCCAGCCCGTGGTGGGCGCCACGCAGTACCGCTTCCGCTTCGTGAACGCGGGCGAAGGCTACCTGCGCACCATCGTCCGTCCGAACTACATCTGCCCGCTGAACTGGGTGACCCTGCCGCTCGTGAACGGCAGCACCTACGACGTGAGCGTGGAGGTGTTCTACGCCGGTCAGTGGAGCGGCTACTGCGGCCCGGTGTGCCAGGTGACCATCCTGAACCCGCCGGCCATGGCCCAGCAGCGTGATGCGGAGGTGGTGACCAACAGCGGTCTGCAGGCCTGGCCGAACCCGGTGCGCGACGGCGCAGTGAACCTCCGCCTGGACGGCCTCACGGCCGGCACCCAGCGCGTGAGCCTGGAGGTGTACGACCTCACCGGCAAGCGCGTGGTGGCCCAGGACATGGAGAACAGCGGCCCCGTGTTCAACACGGTGCTTGACCTGGATGGCTTCGCCGGTGGCGTGTACATGGTCCACCTCAACGTGGACGGTGCCGATCATCAGCAGCGCATCAGCGTGGTGAAGTAG